From the genome of Papaver somniferum cultivar HN1 chromosome 2, ASM357369v1, whole genome shotgun sequence, one region includes:
- the LOC113350128 gene encoding RNA polymerase II subunit A C-terminal domain phosphatase SSU72-like yields MKFRYAMVCSSNQNRSMEAHCLLKRQGFDVASYGTGAHVKLPGPSLREPNVYEFGTPYKQMFDDLRRKDPELYKRNGILPMLKRNIGVKLAPQRWQENSADGTFDVVFTFEEKVFDMVIEDLHTRDHVLMKSVLVINLEVKDNHEEAAVGARLTLDLCQELEATNSWEEKVDDIISTFERQNRRKIVYSISFY; encoded by the exons ATGAAGTTTAGATATGCTATGGTTTGTTCATCAAACCAGAATCGAAGTATGGAAGCACATTGTTTACTGAAAAGACAAGGTTTTGATGTAGCTTCTTATGGTACTGGAGCTCATGTTAAACTTCCAGGTCCTTCATTAAGAGAACCTAATGTTTATGAATTTGGCACACCTTATAAACAGATGTTTGATGATCTCAGAAGAAAAGATCCTGAATT ATACAAGCGCAATGGAATACTGCCAATGCTTAAAAGAAATATAGGTGTCAAACTTGCGCCTCAACGCTGGCAAGAGAATTCTGCTGATGGTACTTTTGATGTGGTATTCACGTTTGAAGAGAAGGTTTTTGATATGGTTATAGAAG ATCTTCATACTCGTGACCATGTTCTGATGAAAAGTGTGTTGGTGATAAACTTGGAAGTTAAAGATAATCATGAGGAGGCAGCAGTAGGAGCTAGGCTTACTCTGGACTTATGCCAAGAG CTTGAAGCGACTAATTCATGGGAGGAAAAGGTTGATGACATTATTTCTACATTTGAAAGACAAAATAGACGGAAAATCGTGTACAGCATTTCCTTCTATTAG